A region of Drosophila mauritiana strain mau12 chromosome 3L, ASM438214v1, whole genome shotgun sequence DNA encodes the following proteins:
- the LOC117141415 gene encoding UPF0389 protein CG9231, which produces MLSKTGFIGAMVRRSFGTSQMLRETIKNHEPNNLERRMLVWTGKYKSQSEIPNFVSQDVMERCRNKMRIRLANIMIALTAVGCAIMVYSGKQAAKQGESVTKMNLEWHKQFKESQQSEGSAPAAK; this is translated from the exons ATGCTAAGCAAAACGGGGTTCATTGGCGCCATGGTGCGAAGGTCCTTCGGCACCAGTCAAATGTTGCGAGAAACGATCAAAAACCACGAGCCTAACAATCTGGAGCGCCGTATGTTGGTCTGGACCGGCAAATACAAGTCGCAGTCCGAGATTCCCAATTTCGTTAG TCAGGATGTCATGGAGCGCTGCCGCAACAAAATGCGCATCCGCCTGGCCAACATAATGATCGCACTCACCGCCGTGGGATGCGCCATTATGGTGTACAGTGGCAAGCAGGCCGCCAAGCAAGGAGAGTCCGTCACCAAGATGAATCTCGAGTGGCACAAGCAGTTCAAGGAGTCTCAGCAGAGCGAAGGATCTGCCCCGGCCGCCAAATAG
- the LOC117140225 gene encoding ATP-binding cassette sub-family F member 3 yields MSEYTSILQREFPKIDHELLTYVVGVLTGSEEDFESGDDIFDAVGDILQSVDCDRSEESVRTLCEQFLNIMKNNEVNVERKVLNAPVNIEEMAKNMERLDKDMQSIWVANKDGANKVDSKKLGKAEAKLQQKQEKRQEVNKHGMIPVAVKLQTATASQVTNKKNTKLDQKGLNRSMDIKIENFDLAFGEKVLLQNANLLLSYGRRYGLVGRNGLGKTTLLRMIAERQLQIPSHISVLHVEQEVVGDDTPAVESVLECDTERTRLLTREKEILAALNNGVQDASLSNELSETYASLQNIEADKAVARASVILKGLGFDADMQLRPTKSFSGGWRMRLALARALFSKPDLLLLDEPTNMLDIKAIIWLENYLQTWATTILVVSHDRNFLDTVPTDIIHLHSQELEAYKGNYEQFEKTKTEKLKSQRREYEAQMAHRAHVQDFIDRFRYNANRASSVQSKIKMLEKLPELKPVEKETVVTLKFPEVEPLNPPVLAISEVTFRYNPEDPLPIFKGVNLSATSDSRICIVGENGAGKSTLLKIIVGQLSTIHGNIVLHRGLRIGYFAQHHVDHLNMNVTCVGVLAELFPGRPDEEYRRQLGSFGISGPLALQSIASLSGGQKSRVALAKMCMAEPNFLVLDEPTNHLDIETIDALGRAINAFKGGVILVSHDERLIKVVCKELWVCGNRTVRAIEGGLDEYKREVYKEIEANS; encoded by the exons ATGAGCGAGTACACCAGCATTCTGCAGCGCGAGTTTCCCAAAATCGACCACGAGCTGCTCACCTATGTCGTTGGCGTGCTCACCGGAA GCGAGGAGGACTTCGAAAGCGGCGATGACATCTTCGATGCGGTGGGCGACATCCTGCAGAGCGTCGACTGCGACAGGTCGGAGGAGAGCGTCCGTACGCTGTGCGAGCAGTTCCTCAACATCATGAAGAACAACGAGGTCAACGTGGAGCGGAAGGTTCTCAACGCGCCGGTCAACATCGAGGAGATGGCCAAGAACATGGAGCGTCTTGACAAGGATATGCAAAGCATTTGGGTGGCCAACAAAGACGGCGCCAAT AAAGTGGACTCCAAGAAGCTGGGAAAGGCGGAGGCCAAGCTGCAGCAGAAGCAGGAGAAACGGCAGGAGGTGAACAAACATGGAATGATTCCTGTTGCGGTGAAGCTACAAACGGCCACAGCCTCCCAGGTGACCAACAAGAAGAACACCAAGCTGGACCAGAAAGGGCTCAACCGATCCATGGACATCAAGATCGAAAACTTTGACTTGGCTTTTGGCGAAAA AGTTCTTCTGCAGAATGCGAATCTGCTGTTGTCTTACGGACGCCGCTATGGTCTGGTTGGACGCAATGGCCTGGGCAAGACTACTCTCCTCCGCATGATTGCCGAGCGACAGCTACAGATTCCTTCGCACATATCGGTGCTGCACGTGGAGCAGGAGGTGGTAGGCGATGACACACCAGCCGTGGAGAGTGTACTGGAATGCGATACGGAGCGAACGAGACTTCTGACCCGGGAGAAGGAGATTCTGGCTGCTCTTAACAATGGAGTTCAGGATGCGTCGCTGTCCAATGAGCTGAGCGAGACCTACGCCTCTCTGCAGAACATCGAGGCGGACAAGGCTGTGGCCCGCGCATCTGTGATACTTAAGGGTTTGGGCTTCGACGCAGACATGCAACTGCGTCCAACCAAATCCTTCTCAGGCGGCTGGCGCATGCGTCTTGCTTTGGCCAGGGCACTCTTCTCCAAACCCGATCTGCTACTGCTCGATGAGCCGACGAACATGTTGGACATCAAAGCCATTATTTGGCTGGAAAACTATCTGCAGACATGGGCCACCACCATTCTGGTGGTTTCTCACGATCGCAACTTCCTGGACACGGTGCCGACAGACATTATTCACCTACATTCCCAGGAACTCGAGGCATACAA GGGAAACTATGAACAGTTCGAAAAGACCAAGACGGAGAAGCTGAAGTCCCAAAGACGCGAGTACGAGGCCCAAATGGCTCACAGAGCTCATGTCCAGGACTTCATCGATCGCTTCCGTTACAACGCAAACCGTGCCTCGTCTGTGCAATCGAAAATTAAAATGCTCGAAAAACT GCCGGAACTGAAGCCAGTGGAAAAGGAGACTGTGGTCACGCTCAAATTCCCCGAAGTGGAACCCCTCAATCCTCCCGTGCTGGCCATTTCGGAGGTTACTTTCCGTTACAATCCAGAAGATCCACTGCCCATCTTCAAGGGCGTCAATCTCTCAGCCACATCGGACTCTCGAATTTGCATTGTCGGAGAAAACGGAGCGGGAAAGTCGACGCTGCTGAAGATTATTGTCGGGCAATTGAGCACGATTCACGGAAACATTGTACTGCATCGCGGTCTTCGTATTGGATACTTTGCCCAGCACCATGTGGACCATCTGAATATGAATGTGACGTGTGTGGGAGTTTTGGCAGAACTGTTTCCTGGTCGCCCGGACGAAGAGTATCGCCGGCAGTTGGGCAGCTTCGGCATATCCGGACCACTGGCACTGCAGAGCATTGCCAGTTTATCTGGAGGACAAAAATCACGAGTGGCCTTAGCCAAGATGTGCATGG cGGAGCCAAATTTCCTGGTGCTCGATGAGCCGACTAATCACTTGGACATTGAAACCATTGATGCTTTAGGCCGGGCTATAAATGCCTTTAAG GGCGGCGTAATCCTGGTTTCTCACGACGAACGCCTCATTAAGGTCGTCTGCAAGGAACTCTGGGTGTGTGGCAATCGCACAGTCAGAGCGATCGAGGGTGGCCTGGACGAGTATAAGCGCGAGGTTTACAAGGAAATCGAAGCTAATAGTTGA
- the LOC117140226 gene encoding rRNA methyltransferase 3, mitochondrial encodes MLCNIFKRSLQANIRNVNNLNVLRLSSSSGPRGEIQDALDIEANLFGNSDLRHEPTNTREALRKNRFAGRKPKVPMAAVASRKLSAPATPAPRVAPIPAPIIRDNELNLEFVRLTLQDPLTSTLLTTVRSRKRRDKKRQIIVEGRRLIQEALQCGLKMEVLLFSQKDQLALVKEEVGVAQLETGTKIYKVPQHDLKTWSSLVTPPGLMAIFDRPSDKGLEKNLAEQQRLGSQPLPITVVCDNIREPNNLGSIIRTCAALPCSQVVVTHGCCDPWESKALRGGCGGQFRVPIRDDVTWEELALTIPPEAADDCHVFIAESNQRKRENNQTIDYADIQGLGAHNLLIIGGESHGVSEEAYRFLNLVGGKGKCIYIPLAAGIDSLNVASALTLLLFEMRRKLNQQASAKE; translated from the exons ATGCTgtgtaatatatttaaacgCTCGCTTCAAGCGAATATAAGGAATGTGAATAACTTAAATGTGCTGCGGTTGAGCAGTTCCAGTGGACCTCGAGGAGAGATCCAGGACGCACTGGACATAGAGGCCAATCTCTTCGGGAATTCAGATTTAAGGCATGAGCCGACAAACACGAGGGAAGCTTTACGCAAGAATCGATTTGCCGGTAGAAAACCCAAGGTGCCCATGGCTGCAGTAGCATCTCGCAAGCTCTCAGCTCCAGCTACTCCTGCTCCACGAGTGGCTCCAATTCCCGCACCAATAATCAGGGACAATGAGCTGAATCTGGAGTTTGTGCGTCTCACCCTGCAGGATCCACTAACCAGCACCCTACTGACCACAGTGCGTTCCCGCAAGCGCCGTGATAAGAAGCGGCAGATCATCGTCGAGGGTCGCCGTCTCATCCAGGAAGCCCTGCAATGTGGTCTCAAAATGGAAGTACTTCTCTTCTCCCAGAAAGATCAGTTGGCTCTGGTGAAGGAGGAAGTAGGCGTAGCGCAGCTGGAGACGGGCACCAAGATTTACAAAGTACCGCAGCACGACCTAAAGACGTGGTCATCGCTGGTAACTCCTCCCGGTCTAATGGCTATCTTCGACAGGCCGTCGGACAAAGGCTTGGAGAAGAACCTGGCGGAGCAACAGCGTCTGGGCTCTCAGCCCTTGCCCATTACAGTGGTGTGCGACAACATCAGGGAGCCCAACAACCTGGGCAGCATCATCAGGACCTGTGCCGCTCTGCCCTGCAGTCAGGTGGTGGTCACCCACGGCTGCTGCGATCCCTGGGAATCAAAGGCGCTGAGAGGAGGCTGTGGTGGTCAGTTTAGAGTTCCAATTCGGGATGATGTAACTTGGGAAGAGCTCGCGCTAACCATTCCCCCAGAGGCGGCCGACGACTGTCATGTTTTTATTGCCGAGAGCAACCAAAGGAAGCGGGAGAACAACCAGACCATTGACTATGCAGATATCCAGGGTCTGGGAGCCCATAACTTGCTCATCATTGGCGGAGAAAGTCACGGAGTCAGTGAGGAAGCTTACCG tttCTTAAACTTGGTTGGAGGTAAGGGAAAGTGCATCTACATCCCGCTGGCAGCTGGCATCGATAGCTTGAATGTGGCGTCTGCTCTGACGCTGTTGCTTTTCGAAATGCGACGAAAACTCAACCAGCAGGCATCAGCCAAAGAATAA